One Natronoarchaeum mannanilyticum genomic window carries:
- a CDS encoding DUF4129 domain-containing protein gives MQSDTLRPALAAGLCIAALGLGAATLSNAVVVESNPMAMPGGGIDPPWSTTAAFVAVGVLFALLALAVYAVNGGGIGDKRWALKGIPVLVGIIALIIVVNHLWLTALQPPEGFPMPTGNESGGGGGGGANVSPGGGGGPGDPVGSGNMLVTIALFGAVLVGVVAVFGAEYIPWQRDDDTTRAEVAEEASDDDESIGEAAGRAADRIESAEDSAENEVYRAWREMAESVDVGNPRTSTPAEFAAAAADAGLDRDRVAELTELFEAVRYGDRPVTEEREERAVAALREIEREHGGDER, from the coding sequence ATGCAATCCGACACGCTCCGACCCGCGCTCGCCGCCGGCCTCTGTATCGCCGCCCTGGGGCTCGGAGCGGCGACGCTGTCGAACGCCGTCGTCGTCGAGTCGAACCCGATGGCGATGCCGGGCGGCGGGATCGACCCCCCGTGGTCGACTACCGCTGCGTTCGTCGCCGTGGGGGTTCTGTTCGCACTACTCGCGCTCGCCGTCTACGCGGTCAACGGCGGCGGCATCGGCGACAAGCGGTGGGCGCTCAAGGGCATCCCGGTGCTCGTCGGAATCATCGCGTTGATCATCGTCGTCAACCACCTGTGGCTCACTGCACTACAGCCGCCCGAGGGGTTCCCGATGCCGACCGGCAACGAGTCCGGCGGTGGCGGCGGTGGCGGCGCTAACGTGTCGCCCGGCGGCGGGGGCGGACCGGGCGACCCCGTCGGAAGTGGAAATATGTTGGTCACCATCGCCCTGTTCGGCGCGGTGCTGGTCGGGGTGGTCGCGGTCTTCGGCGCGGAGTACATCCCCTGGCAGCGGGATGACGACACCACGCGCGCGGAGGTCGCCGAGGAGGCGAGCGACGACGACGAATCGATCGGCGAGGCCGCGGGGCGCGCGGCCGACCGAATCGAATCCGCCGAGGATAGCGCCGAAAACGAGGTGTACCGCGCCTGGCGCGAGATGGCCGAGAGCGTCGACGTCGGCAACCCGCGGACGAGCACGCCCGCGGAGTTCGCCGCCGCAGCTGCCGACGCCGGGCTCGACCGCGATCGGGTCGCGGAGCTCACCGAACTGTTCGAGGCGGTGCGCTACGGCGACCGACCGGTCACCGAGGAGCGCGAGGAGCGTGCGGTCGCGGCGCTCCGCGAGATCGAGCGCGAGCACGGAGGTGACGAGCGGTGA